The genomic region TCCTTGGAGGCCTTCCACAGCGCGAAGTCGAGCGGATCCTCCCGGAGGCTGCCGGGCGGCAGGGGGTCCGCGACGACATCCTCGAAGCGCTGGTGGGCGAGGATCCCGAACGAACGCTTCGCGTTCCGCGTCCGGAAGTACACGTCCCCGTTCACCGGGTAGGCGTTGCCCCGCTCGATGAGTAGGGCGATCAGCGTCTGGATCTCCAGGATGTGTTCCGAGACCTTCGGGTAGTGGGTCGCGGGCAGGACGTTCAATGCGCGCATGTCCTCGAGGAAGGCGTCGATGTAGAACTGGGCGTACTCGAGGGGCGGTTTCCCCACTTGCGCCGCGCGACGGATGATCACCTCCTCGATGTCCGTGAAGTTCTGAACGAACATGACCGAGTAGCCGAGGTACTCCAGGTAGCGGCGGACCGTGTCGAAGCTTACGTAGGACTTCGCGTGGCCGAGGTGGCTGTAGTCGTACGTCGTGGGCCCGCAGACGTACATCCGGACCCGGCGGCCCTCGCGAGGCACGAACGGCTCCTTGCGCCGGCTGCGTGTGTTGTAAATCTGGAGGGCCATGACTGCCTTCGGCGGCGCTTTACGCGCGGGCGCTATTAGGTTCTTGGCCCGGCGGGTCGCGGCGGACTCCACGGCTCCAGCGCACGCCGCTCCTTGCAGACGCGAGATTCGCGCGAGCGAAACCTATTTGGCGCTCGGACCTTTGTCGCGGCGCACTGGGCCGGTAGATCAGCGGAAGATCGCCGCCTTCGCAAGGCGGAAGCCGTGGGTTCAAATCCCACCCGGTCCACTTCGCTGTGGCGGCATGCTCACGGAGAAGGGGTGAGGTGGGCGCGCGCGTCGCGGCGTCCCTCGGCATATCGGGCGGCCACGACGCCGAGCAGGTAGAGCCCGGTCAGGATCAGGCCCACGATGATCATCGTCACACCGCTTGGGTCCGGCGTGATCATGCCCGCGATGAACCAGATCGCGACAATCACAATCCGCCAGTGGCGGGTCCACGTCGAGCCCCGCGTGATGCCCACGGACGTGAGGCCGTACATGACCATGGGCAACTCGAACGCAAACCCAAATGCGAGCACGTGGATCACAACGAACGACACGAAGTCCCCCACGAACAGGATGTAGAGGGTGATTCCGAGGCCGCGCTGCGCCTGATACAGGAAGTTGATCGTGAACGGCAACAGGATGAGGAGGTCCAAGGCCACGCCGGCAAAGAAGAGGGCGGAAATGGGCACGACCATCCTGCGGAGAAGGCGCTTCTCGGACGGCTTGAGCGCAGGCCCGACGAACTGGATCATCTCGTACGCAATCGCGGGCGACCCGACCACGAAAGCGAGGAAGAGGGCCATCTCGACCTGGACGAGGACGCCGTCCCACGGGTGCGCCGCGGCGAGCTGGACCCAGCTGGGGACGAGGAAGGCCACGAATCCATGGAAGGCAGCGGTCGACACGGGATCGCTCCCAATCGCGGGCAGGAGCATGGGCACATGGGTGCCGCCGACGTTCAAGGTCCCGAGCCCGAATGTCATGAACAGGACGAAGAGCACAAGGATCAGCACGACGACGAACTTGAAGCGGTCCCGGAGCTCCTCGATATGCTCCCAGAAGGACATCCGGGTCGCGTCGGCCTCGTCCGGGCTCGCGTGTACGGTCACCAAGGGATTCGGTTCGCCGAACACATCGTCTCCCTAAAGCGTTTGCCGGACGAGATTCGCACAGCCGAGAAGGAATCCCGCCTCCCCGGAGCGGGAACCGGGGTCTCACGCCATACGCGTGCCGCACTTACCGCAGAACCCGTCCTCGGGCGATAGGGCGGCGCCACACTCGGGACATGCGTACTCGATTCGGGATCCGCAGCGGCCGCAGAAGGCATCGTGCGGGGCGAGCGGCGCCCGGCACTCCGGGCAGCCGCCCTCGGGCGGCGGGGGCTTCGCGGCGCATTCCCGGCACAGGATCACGGGCACGCCCTTCCGGCGCACGGGCTTCCAGTCCGACGTCGTCTTGCCGCAGTCCGCGCACCTTCGCTCGCGCGCTTCGGACGCCTCGATGAGTCGGACCGCAGGCCGTAGGGACGGAGGCTCCTCGTCGGCGGGCCCGTCTTCCGGTGGGAGGGCCACGGCTCCGGAGAACTCGGGTGCGGGCGTAAAGACTTCGCCTTCAGTCCTTCTCGTCCTTGGGGATCGTGATGGACTTCACGCGGGGGGCTCCGTCGGGAGCCTCCTCCTCCAGGTACGTCAGGTACCCGGAGCCGACGTTGAAATGGATGACGCTGACCTTCTTGTCAAAGTCCACCATCGCCTTGCCGGACTTGCGCTTCATGCGAAGTCGCCTTCCGGGGAATCGACGGGTTCGTGGTTACTTAAACCTCAGTCCTCCATATTCGCTATCGATAATCGTAGTACCGAAAGCGGCGGTGGAGACCGCGAGTGCGCACGTCGTCCAACCAGGAATCGGTTTTCGGGCCAACTATTAATAGCGACGGGGGCCCAATAATCACCGAACACCTGAGCGAGGGGAAATGATCACACTCAAGAAGCTCGCGGTGGGCATCGAGAAGCGGCTCGGCCGCACGCCGGACGAGTCCCTCGATGACGCGCGTACCGTGATGAACTACTTTGGCTTCCGCGACACGATCATCGATAACGCCGTGGAGCCCGAGGACCGGAAACTCTTCTACGCCTTGCAGGAGGTCGGCCTTCTCCACAGCTCCTGGGAGACTGTGCCGCTCCTCGACGGGCGGCACTGGCGCATCTTCTATTGGCAGCTCGACGAGAAGACCCTGGACCACCTGGCGCAGGACGAGGAGGCCCCGTCCGAGGAGCACGTGTACCGCACGCTCCCCGACGAGGCGTGGACCCATCCGCCTGCGGTGATGTGAGTCACCGATCCGACCAAGCCTGCTCCCCGATCAAGGGCACGAACGCGCACGGGGTGCCGTGCCGGACTTCGAGACTCCCATCCGGGCAGCGCCGCGCAATCAGGAGATCTTGGTAGTATCGCGACCCGCCCACGGGCGCGACGATCCTGCCGCGATCCGTGAGCTGGCCCGCCCACGCCGCCGGCAGGCGCGGCGCGCCCGCCGTGGCGAGGATGCAGTCGTACGGGGCGCGCGCCGGATATCCGAGGCTCCCGTCCCCGGTCACGACGGCCACCCCGTCGAATCCTGCCGCCGTCAGGTTGGAGCGGCCCCACTTCGCGAGCGCGGGAACGCGCTCGACGGTCACGACGTTCTCCGCCCCGACGAGGCAGGCCACGAGCGCCGCGTGATAGCCCGATCCCGTCCCCACCTCGAGGACGCGCTCTCCCGCGCGGAACGCCGCCTCCTCGAGCATGATCGCAATCATGGAAGGTGCGGAGATCGTCTGCCCCTCCCCGATTGGGAGAGGCGCGTCGTCGTACGCGACGGCCCGGTACTCGGGTCGCACGAAGGCCTCCCGAGGGACTCGAAGGAACGCCTCCCGCACGTCCGACGTGCGGATGTCCCCCGCGCGGACGAGCTCCGCGACCAGGCGCGCCCGCTCCCTCGGGAACTCGGTCTCCCGGGCCATCCGGACGCGGAGCGGCGGCATGCGGGATAAAGCCTCGGAGGCGCCTCAGGCGGGCACGAGGAGCGCGAGCAGGACCGTGGACAGGGCGAGGGTGACCAAAGTCACGGGAAGCCCCACCTTCACGAAGTCCTTCATAGAGACCTCGACGCCGTCGCGATGCGCGATCTGCACGACGATCACGTTGCAGGCCGCTCCCAGGATCGTCGCGTTCCCCGCAAGGGTGGAGCTCGAGGCAAGGGCGAGCCAGAGCAGCTGGGAGCTCCCGCTTCCCTGCACCACCTGGGCGAGGAGGAGGACCGCGGGCACGTTGCTGATCAGGTTGGACAGGAGCGAGGAAAGCCCGGTCAGCCAGACCAGGCCTCCCGATTGCCCCCCGAACGCGTCGGTGAACCCCGTCTGGATGCCGCCGGAAAGTCCGGAGACCTGGACGCCTTCGAGGAGGACGAACAGGCCGACGAAGAAGAGGACGATCGTCCAGTCCACCTTGCCGACGAGGACGCGCGCGCTCGTCGCCGAGACGAACGGGAGGAAGAAGAGGACGAAGGCGCCTCCTGCGATCGCGATCAGGGGGAGCCACGCCGGCGTGGGGGAGAGGAAGAACCCGGCGACGACCCCGAGGCCTATCCCCAAGGCGAGTGCGAGCCCGTTTCGCTGGAGGCGGATGGGTGGCATCTCCGCAGTCCGGGTGAGCGGCTCCGAAAGGTCCTTGCGGAACGCCAGGGCCACGACGCCGATCGAAACGACCAAGCAGACGAGCATCACCGGGAGGAGGACCGCGGTAAAGGAGAGAAACGGGATATTCGAGACGATCGCGATGTACGCGTTTTGCGGGTTCCCAATCTCCGTGGCCACGCTCCCGATGTTCGCCGCCAACGCGAGGGCCACAAGGTACGGGACCGGGCGGACCTTGAGGGCGCGCGTGCTTCGTACCACGATGGGCGTCATCAGGAGCGCAATCGCGTCGTTCAGCACGAGGGCGGAGAGGAAGGCCGCGGCAAGCATGAGCGCCGCGAGGAAGGACCGCTGGCTCTTCGCGTGACCCGCAATCCAAGTCGACACGAGGTCGAAGAAGCCGCAGACGTCCAGGCCGGAGACCAGGAGCATCATCCCGATGAGCAGCAGGATCACGTCGAGGTTGATTGATGCGATGGCCTGCGCAGGCGTCAGGACACCCACGACAAGCATCAGCGCGCCGCCGAGGAGCGCGACGGCAGGACGGTCGAGGGAGTGGCTCCCGAGCTTCCGCATCGAGATGAGAGCGTACGTCGCGACGAAGATCACGGTCGCCGCGACGAGCACGTACTCCGAGGTCACCGCGCGGCGCATGGTGCCTCGGGCCATGGACCTTTCGGCGGCGATCCGAGGCACGGAGCCACTCGCAACGGTCCCAGAGTTTCTCCAGGAAATCCAAGCCAGCCCCGGCGAGTTCCAACGCCGTACCAAACGGGAGACAAACCGGGCGATTCCAGCACTCTTATATACCCCCACTCAATTCGCCGCATCCTCCGCCCCCTGAATCGGTGCGCGAAGCGGGACGGAATGAACTGCTGAGTAGGAGAGAACACGGATGAACCTCCGGGGTCACCGAGGAATCGCGGCCTTGCTCATGCTCCTCGCGCTCGTCCTGAGCGCGATGGCGCTGCTGCCCGCGACGGCCCAGGCCTCCAGCGCGCAAGTCACCGGCCTGGTGAGCACATGCAACAGCGGCATACCGTACATCGCTGGCGCCAAGGTGACCCTGAGTGACGCGAACGGCGTCCTGCCCTCCCTCTCGACGACCACGGACGGTGCGGGGGTCTTTACGTTCACGCCGCCGGCCGCGAACTACACGATCTCCGCATCAAGGTCGGGGTACTACAGCAACAACACGCCGCTGCCGCCCTCCACGTCGCCCTTCCGGTTCGATGGAAGCACGACGGTGACGGTCGACGTGTGCCTGGACGCGCAGCCGACGACCTCTGGGACCGTGAACTTCACGGTCGTCAACGGCGCGAGCCCGAGCACAAAGATCGGAGGGGCGCAAATCTCCGTCTACAATCCCGCACGGCTCTCGACGCCGTACTCCGCCCTGATCTACACGAACACGACCAACGCGACCACGGCGGTCGCCTTGGCCAAGCTCTGGACCGGGTCGTTCGAG from Thermoplasmata archaeon harbors:
- a CDS encoding twin-arginine translocase subunit TatC → MTVHASPDEADATRMSFWEHIEELRDRFKFVVVLILVLFVLFMTFGLGTLNVGGTHVPMLLPAIGSDPVSTAAFHGFVAFLVPSWVQLAAAHPWDGVLVQVEMALFLAFVVGSPAIAYEMIQFVGPALKPSEKRLLRRMVVPISALFFAGVALDLLILLPFTINFLYQAQRGLGITLYILFVGDFVSFVVIHVLAFGFAFELPMVMYGLTSVGITRGSTWTRHWRIVIVAIWFIAGMITPDPSGVTMIIVGLILTGLYLLGVVAARYAEGRRDARAHLTPSP
- a CDS encoding zinc ribbon domain-containing protein codes for the protein MALPPEDGPADEEPPSLRPAVRLIEASEARERRCADCGKTTSDWKPVRRKGVPVILCRECAAKPPPPEGGCPECRAPLAPHDAFCGRCGSRIEYACPECGAALSPEDGFCGKCGTRMA
- a CDS encoding DUF6015 family protein; translation: MITLKKLAVGIEKRLGRTPDESLDDARTVMNYFGFRDTIIDNAVEPEDRKLFYALQEVGLLHSSWETVPLLDGRHWRIFYWQLDEKTLDHLAQDEEAPSEEHVYRTLPDEAWTHPPAVM
- a CDS encoding protein-L-isoaspartate(D-aspartate) O-methyltransferase — protein: MARETEFPRERARLVAELVRAGDIRTSDVREAFLRVPREAFVRPEYRAVAYDDAPLPIGEGQTISAPSMIAIMLEEAAFRAGERVLEVGTGSGYHAALVACLVGAENVVTVERVPALAKWGRSNLTAAGFDGVAVVTGDGSLGYPARAPYDCILATAGAPRLPAAWAGQLTDRGRIVAPVGGSRYYQDLLIARRCPDGSLEVRHGTPCAFVPLIGEQAWSDR
- a CDS encoding SLC13 family permease; this translates as MRRAVTSEYVLVAATVIFVATYALISMRKLGSHSLDRPAVALLGGALMLVVGVLTPAQAIASINLDVILLLIGMMLLVSGLDVCGFFDLVSTWIAGHAKSQRSFLAALMLAAAFLSALVLNDAIALLMTPIVVRSTRALKVRPVPYLVALALAANIGSVATEIGNPQNAYIAIVSNIPFLSFTAVLLPVMLVCLVVSIGVVALAFRKDLSEPLTRTAEMPPIRLQRNGLALALGIGLGVVAGFFLSPTPAWLPLIAIAGGAFVLFFLPFVSATSARVLVGKVDWTIVLFFVGLFVLLEGVQVSGLSGGIQTGFTDAFGGQSGGLVWLTGLSSLLSNLISNVPAVLLLAQVVQGSGSSQLLWLALASSSTLAGNATILGAACNVIVVQIAHRDGVEVSMKDFVKVGLPVTLVTLALSTVLLALLVPA